In Lysinibacillus sp. FSL M8-0337, the following proteins share a genomic window:
- a CDS encoding ABC transporter permease: MLKVNSKRTIHLLAKSSFKASRMRNLFAIIAIILTSVMFTGLFTVATSLVASIEESTMRQVGGSAHGSFKYLSKAQYDTLKTHPDIKDISFSVVLGVGENKELAKHPTEIRYTSGENNAKGMFSMPTTGKLPQNDDEIATDTLVLKQLGVSAKLGQKVTLDYSLAGKKISKTFTLVGYWTGDKVMQASQAWVSKSYVEKQLADYKPSKKGYDVGYISADVNFNNSFHIESKLQKVIVDSGFSLDDIDYGVNWAYTGNGESLDIGTIVATVGAILMIAFSGYLMIANVFTISVANDVRYYGLIKTIGTTPKQIRKLIRKQAMWLCFIGLPIGLLAGYLVGMLLVPIVLSIINTDVIKISAHPLIFILSGIFSAVTVFVSVSKPSKIAAKVSPIEALRVTDNNTGGKRKLKKGTKVNLWTMAYSNLTRNKKKVVLVSISLSLGLVILNATYSIANSFDMDEYLSRSIINDFAVGDVSNFNVNLNYSNQDTLSEGFFSELSLQEGIESINNIYFTEYEVPTGPRFVDIPKQLAKEYGADSKKVEALERYAQEPKQLLHLYGLDEGALKKLILLHGKIEEQKLYSGKYVIAAPFDAQGNILYYAIGDKIQLPNPTGQMREYEVLAVADIPESISARHSHPLTPTFYLPSQVFLAQIEQKAPMLSTIDVQDSAMDKMERFLANYSTNTDQNMEFESKASLAAEFENLQKTLKIVGITISILVAFIGIMNFINSVITSINERRRELAMLQSIGMLNSQVIRMLILESTMYILLTTATTLTIGSAICYLGLNAFTAGAAYMKLYFTVVPSLLCLPVLLVIAIIVPVMCQKVISKSSIVERLRKIE; the protein is encoded by the coding sequence ATGCTTAAAGTAAATAGTAAAAGAACCATTCATTTACTTGCGAAAAGTTCATTCAAAGCAAGTAGAATGAGAAACTTATTTGCTATCATTGCAATTATTTTGACTTCGGTCATGTTTACGGGGCTTTTTACAGTAGCTACAAGCCTTGTTGCATCGATTGAGGAAAGTACTATGCGACAAGTGGGTGGCAGTGCACATGGTAGCTTTAAATATCTGTCAAAAGCACAATATGACACGCTGAAAACGCATCCTGATATCAAAGATATTTCTTTTTCTGTCGTTTTGGGCGTGGGAGAAAACAAAGAACTAGCCAAACATCCTACTGAAATTCGATACACGAGCGGTGAAAACAATGCTAAGGGTATGTTTTCTATGCCGACAACAGGGAAACTTCCACAAAATGATGATGAAATTGCCACAGACACACTCGTTTTAAAGCAACTTGGCGTTTCTGCTAAGCTAGGTCAGAAAGTCACCTTGGACTATTCTTTAGCTGGGAAAAAAATAAGCAAAACCTTTACACTGGTAGGTTATTGGACAGGTGATAAGGTTATGCAGGCAAGTCAAGCATGGGTGAGCAAAAGCTATGTGGAAAAACAACTTGCTGATTACAAACCAAGTAAGAAGGGCTATGATGTAGGTTATATCAGCGCTGATGTCAATTTCAATAACAGCTTTCATATTGAAAGCAAGTTGCAAAAAGTGATTGTAGACAGTGGATTCAGTCTGGACGATATTGATTATGGTGTCAATTGGGCTTATACCGGAAACGGCGAATCTCTGGACATAGGCACAATCGTTGCGACTGTTGGTGCCATTTTAATGATTGCTTTTAGCGGTTATTTAATGATTGCGAATGTATTTACAATTAGTGTGGCAAATGATGTACGGTATTATGGACTGATTAAAACGATTGGTACAACACCAAAGCAAATTCGCAAATTGATACGTAAACAGGCAATGTGGCTTTGTTTCATCGGTTTGCCAATTGGGCTACTTGCTGGTTATCTTGTAGGAATGTTGCTGGTACCGATTGTGTTGTCTATCATCAACACTGATGTCATAAAAATATCGGCTCATCCTCTTATTTTTATTCTGTCTGGTATTTTTTCAGCAGTCACTGTTTTTGTCAGCGTTTCTAAGCCGTCAAAAATTGCTGCAAAAGTCAGTCCGATTGAAGCGCTTCGTGTCACAGATAACAACACAGGGGGTAAACGTAAGTTAAAGAAAGGTACTAAAGTAAATTTGTGGACAATGGCCTATTCAAATCTTACTCGTAACAAAAAGAAGGTCGTACTTGTCTCCATCTCACTTTCTTTAGGGCTTGTGATTTTAAATGCTACCTATTCGATTGCAAACAGCTTTGATATGGATGAATATTTAAGCCGTTCCATCATTAACGATTTTGCAGTGGGAGACGTGTCTAACTTTAATGTCAATCTCAACTATAGCAACCAAGACACGTTAAGCGAAGGCTTTTTCTCTGAGCTGTCCTTGCAAGAAGGCATAGAAAGCATTAATAACATCTATTTTACAGAATATGAAGTACCAACAGGGCCGCGCTTTGTCGATATTCCTAAACAATTGGCGAAGGAATATGGCGCAGATAGTAAGAAAGTTGAAGCACTTGAACGTTATGCTCAAGAACCAAAACAACTATTGCACCTGTATGGTCTTGATGAGGGTGCTTTGAAAAAGTTAATCTTACTGCATGGCAAAATAGAGGAGCAAAAGCTTTATTCGGGAAAATATGTGATAGCTGCACCATTTGATGCACAAGGCAATATTTTATACTATGCAATTGGTGATAAAATTCAGCTTCCCAATCCAACCGGACAAATGCGGGAATATGAAGTGCTTGCTGTTGCGGATATTCCAGAAAGCATAAGCGCAAGACACTCGCATCCGTTAACGCCAACATTTTATTTGCCAAGCCAAGTCTTTTTAGCGCAAATTGAACAAAAAGCCCCAATGCTAAGCACGATTGATGTGCAAGATAGCGCAATGGACAAAATGGAGCGTTTTTTAGCAAACTATAGCACTAACACCGACCAAAACATGGAATTTGAATCCAAGGCGTCTTTAGCAGCAGAATTTGAAAACTTGCAAAAAACGTTGAAAATTGTTGGGATTACCATCAGCATTCTAGTGGCTTTCATCGGCATAATGAATTTCATCAATTCTGTCATTACTTCCATCAATGAACGTCGACGAGAGCTTGCGATGTTACAAAGCATCGGTATGCTTAATAGCCAAGTAATTAGAATGCTTATACTGGAAAGTACCATGTATATTCTGTTAACTACAGCTACAACGCTTACTATTGGAAGTGCAATTTGCTATCTGGGTCTAAATGCATTTACAGCAGGGGCAGCCTATATGAAGTTATATTTTACAGTTGTTCCATCACTGCTATGCCTTCCAGTACTACTTGTTATAGCCATAATAGTTCCTGTCATGTGCCAAAAGGTCATTTCAAAAAGCAGTATTGTAGAGCGATTACGTAAAATAGAGTAG
- a CDS encoding FAD-dependent oxidoreductase, whose product MSNINFDTIIVGNGAIGSSIAYELSSRGQKVALVGKEARESAASIAAGAMNGCYGEVTESLMKSEFGRKKLLMDIKAKNMWEGWLSKLTKDSGDEREVIIANGTEVILNTAGTSDVDSVNFMQIEQALKENSERYEIIDPDNHVWLKADEQVRPLKALLIPEENAVDPNILLAKLSKAIHNLGGTLFNEHALSVITEGNQVCGIELSEQKIFAKNIIIAAGVQSLDLLDFDLELKNKIPPMFSGYGVSILLELDDIENYNRVIRTPNRAFACGLHCVPRNGKELYIGATNILSDIPRKNAYVSDVQFLLDCAVEQLHLDLFNADIKKIQVGNRPIPADGFPLIGQIKYDGLWLATGTYRDGLHQSPLIAEHLANEISGIENDIDLSDFHPIRKPLYNTPRHELIAKTTSEMFATGYEYRWDVQPYWHPILEKGMLHSFEEILDELHKEFAPPPEILSLYLTHPKSSKEQLRTYYNAWSE is encoded by the coding sequence ATGAGCAATATTAATTTCGATACGATTATTGTAGGGAATGGAGCAATAGGATCTTCTATCGCATATGAACTTTCCTCTAGAGGTCAAAAGGTTGCACTTGTAGGGAAGGAAGCACGTGAATCAGCAGCATCTATAGCTGCTGGCGCGATGAATGGCTGTTATGGAGAAGTGACTGAAAGTCTAATGAAAAGTGAATTCGGTCGAAAAAAATTATTAATGGATATTAAAGCTAAAAATATGTGGGAAGGTTGGTTATCCAAACTGACGAAAGATTCAGGTGATGAAAGAGAAGTAATCATTGCCAACGGAACGGAAGTAATCCTTAACACGGCAGGAACAAGCGATGTAGATTCTGTAAACTTTATGCAAATCGAACAAGCGCTGAAAGAAAATTCGGAACGCTATGAAATAATTGATCCAGATAACCACGTATGGCTAAAGGCTGATGAACAAGTAAGGCCTCTTAAAGCATTACTAATACCAGAAGAAAATGCAGTTGATCCTAACATTTTATTAGCTAAACTTTCCAAAGCCATTCACAATCTTGGAGGGACCCTTTTCAATGAACATGCACTATCAGTAATTACAGAAGGCAATCAAGTTTGTGGGATTGAACTGAGCGAACAGAAAATTTTTGCGAAAAATATTATTATCGCTGCAGGGGTTCAGTCGTTAGATTTATTAGATTTCGATTTAGAATTGAAAAATAAAATACCGCCAATGTTTTCAGGATACGGTGTATCAATACTTTTAGAATTGGATGACATAGAAAATTATAACAGGGTCATTCGAACGCCAAATAGAGCATTTGCCTGCGGTTTACATTGCGTTCCTCGAAATGGGAAAGAGCTTTACATCGGTGCAACCAATATACTATCGGATATTCCAAGGAAAAATGCCTATGTATCGGATGTACAATTTTTATTAGATTGTGCAGTAGAACAATTACACTTAGATCTTTTTAATGCCGACATTAAAAAAATTCAAGTTGGAAATAGACCGATACCAGCTGATGGATTCCCGTTAATCGGTCAAATTAAATATGATGGTCTTTGGTTAGCTACAGGAACATATAGAGACGGGTTACACCAATCTCCTTTAATCGCTGAACACTTAGCTAACGAAATAAGTGGGATTGAAAACGATATTGACCTTTCTGATTTTCATCCAATTCGAAAGCCTCTCTATAATACACCAAGACATGAATTGATTGCTAAAACAACATCCGAAATGTTCGCCACTGGTTACGAATATCGTTGGGACGTGCAACCTTATTGGCATCCTATTTTAGAAAAAGGAATGCTTCATAGTTTTGAAGAAATTTTAGACGAGCTACATAAGGAATTTGCTCCACCACCTGAAATCCTTTCTCTTTACCTGACACATCCTAAATCTTCTAAAGAACAACTAAGAACATACTACAATGCGTGGAGTGAATGA
- a CDS encoding polyprenyl synthetase family protein, translating to MSLNVNNRLYSTMVDILEKYVTNKDMKTQLYEFIDFKKDEGYLFGELVILHYVIYNNKLENQIFKVAAAIELLILSFDILDDIEDQDNFSSPWVQHQNLSLNISSYLLFLCQLIIKESDFKHKYIALELVVTKALRAIEGQHIDLLNKISCEDRYMDMVVLKSGSLTELACLIGTVLANPDKATEVQFYGSHIGVIGQIQNDMEGMKRWDGKNDLLNKKWTLPILYLLAVEQNHPVIEKIQNYYNGKIEKHEILKLFKVIDSLLEETGAFLYSKVTQQLYRNKAESSIMSLSINKKYKEALLKYI from the coding sequence ATGAGTTTAAATGTTAATAATCGATTGTATTCAACTATGGTAGATATTTTAGAGAAGTATGTAACGAATAAGGATATGAAAACGCAGTTATATGAATTTATCGACTTTAAAAAAGATGAAGGCTATTTATTTGGAGAGTTAGTCATACTCCATTATGTGATTTATAACAATAAACTAGAGAATCAAATTTTTAAAGTAGCAGCGGCAATTGAACTTCTTATTTTATCATTTGATATTTTAGATGATATTGAAGACCAAGATAATTTTTCATCGCCTTGGGTTCAACACCAAAATTTATCGTTAAATATTTCAAGTTACTTACTTTTTTTATGTCAGTTAATCATTAAAGAATCCGATTTTAAACATAAATATATCGCATTAGAACTTGTGGTCACAAAAGCTTTGCGTGCTATTGAAGGACAACATATCGATTTACTAAACAAGATATCTTGTGAAGATCGCTATATGGACATGGTTGTTTTAAAGTCTGGGTCCTTAACGGAGTTAGCTTGTTTAATAGGAACTGTTCTTGCGAATCCGGATAAAGCAACTGAAGTTCAATTTTACGGTAGTCACATCGGGGTAATCGGTCAAATTCAAAATGATATGGAAGGTATGAAACGTTGGGATGGAAAAAATGATTTGCTAAATAAAAAATGGACTTTACCCATTTTATATTTATTAGCCGTGGAACAAAATCATCCAGTGATAGAAAAAATCCAAAACTATTACAACGGTAAAATAGAAAAACACGAAATATTGAAGCTATTTAAAGTGATCGATTCACTTTTAGAAGAAACAGGTGCTTTTCTTTATTCAAAAGTCACCCAACAACTGTATCGGAACAAGGCTGAATCCAGCATTATGTCATTATCAATTAATAAAAAATATAAAGAAGCACTACTTAAATACATTTAA
- a CDS encoding HemK/PrmC family methyltransferase, whose product MKTKEDYINLLKSAGVWDPVGDYEKIYNQYNFTEAGQDDPKAVKEFEADIHERCNRIPLEHIVGYAELNSNRYVVGTGVFIPRIQSLGIVDWIKENQAIDPSSLVYDLCSGSGAIGIEIWQMTNANIVCIEKSDLATKYLKRNILRHHAEKVAVYQGDIKEYFDKMLQKPVEAEIVISNPPYVPKEMAQPPEWGVHHPEESVYAEQDGLDIINASALFANRALKKDGVVLIEHDENQGESVSAILASNNFYNIQTIINKKYSDETGLSIFTIGYKL is encoded by the coding sequence ATGAAGACAAAAGAGGATTATATTAACCTTTTAAAAAGCGCAGGAGTATGGGACCCTGTGGGAGATTACGAAAAAATATACAATCAATATAATTTTACAGAAGCGGGACAAGATGACCCAAAAGCAGTAAAGGAATTTGAGGCAGACATTCATGAAAGATGTAATAGAATTCCGTTGGAGCATATAGTAGGCTACGCAGAACTGAACTCTAATAGATATGTTGTTGGAACAGGTGTCTTTATACCGAGAATTCAAAGTTTGGGGATCGTTGATTGGATTAAAGAAAATCAAGCAATTGATCCGAGTTCTTTAGTATATGACTTATGTTCTGGTTCGGGTGCAATCGGGATAGAAATTTGGCAAATGACGAATGCAAACATTGTCTGCATAGAAAAATCAGATTTAGCTACAAAGTATCTCAAGCGAAACATCTTGCGTCATCATGCCGAGAAGGTTGCCGTATATCAAGGAGACATCAAAGAATATTTTGATAAAATGCTGCAAAAACCAGTCGAAGCAGAAATTGTTATATCCAATCCCCCATATGTACCGAAAGAAATGGCGCAACCTCCTGAATGGGGGGTACATCATCCTGAAGAATCGGTCTATGCAGAACAGGATGGCCTAGATATTATCAATGCTTCAGCTCTATTTGCGAATAGAGCATTAAAAAAAGATGGCGTTGTATTAATCGAACATGATGAAAATCAGGGAGAAAGCGTCAGTGCGATATTAGCAAGCAATAATTTTTATAACATCCAAACAATTATAAATAAGAAATATTCTGACGAGACAGGTCTCTCCATCTTTACTATAGGTTATAAGTTATAA
- the comX gene encoding competence pheromone ComX, producing the protein MKNIIHYLMKDTEVLHLLKHNKICIIGISPEENKALIDVVLNKKPQLQAYYWK; encoded by the coding sequence ATGAAAAACATCATTCACTATCTAATGAAAGACACTGAAGTATTACATCTCTTAAAACACAATAAAATTTGTATTATAGGTATTTCTCCAGAAGAGAATAAGGCTCTTATAGACGTTGTCTTAAATAAAAAACCGCAGTTGCAAGCATATTATTGGAAATAA
- a CDS encoding prephenate dehydrogenase dimerization domain-containing protein: MKHETILVLGGNGLIGNFLSSLLMKSGHHLVIIDKEPCEGDSLRAACGNLYSNLEIIVSDVLSDDINDIYSSGDAIIFALPESACLDVLASKAHLMKDEVKIINTCSIQSSFFKHAKTFLPNNPLVGINFMFSPTLPYQGRAVALVKEEESEAYTMMKNLIEYNEMVVFEFDPHRHDEKVSLVQALPHILMLSLISVLGEKHDFSIKEMMKLSPPPMQMMLCLSARLTQNSPDVYWDIQKFNPYSEKIRNDVIHSITNLNQIIEEDCFQDFSFLLKNHKEVLGESLNELKVKCNRYFNSQ; encoded by the coding sequence ATGAAACATGAGACAATACTAGTGTTGGGGGGAAATGGTTTAATTGGTAACTTTTTATCATCATTATTAATGAAGTCTGGGCATCATCTAGTCATTATAGATAAAGAGCCGTGTGAAGGTGATTCCTTAAGGGCTGCGTGTGGAAATCTTTACTCGAACCTAGAAATTATCGTATCTGATGTACTATCTGATGATATAAATGATATTTACTCTTCGGGGGATGCAATTATTTTTGCATTACCCGAATCCGCCTGTTTAGATGTATTAGCATCAAAAGCGCATTTAATGAAGGATGAAGTAAAAATCATTAATACATGTTCGATACAAAGTTCTTTTTTTAAGCATGCGAAAACCTTTTTACCGAATAACCCTTTGGTAGGGATTAATTTTATGTTTTCACCTACTTTACCTTATCAAGGAAGAGCGGTAGCACTTGTAAAAGAGGAAGAGTCAGAAGCATATACAATGATGAAAAATCTAATTGAATACAATGAAATGGTAGTATTTGAGTTTGACCCCCACCGCCATGATGAGAAAGTTTCACTTGTGCAAGCACTTCCTCATATTTTAATGCTTTCATTGATTAGTGTATTAGGGGAGAAACATGATTTTTCCATAAAAGAAATGATGAAGCTTTCCCCACCGCCTATGCAGATGATGTTATGTTTATCAGCCAGGCTCACACAAAATTCACCTGATGTATATTGGGATATTCAAAAGTTTAACCCTTATTCAGAGAAAATTAGAAATGATGTAATCCATTCTATAACGAATCTCAATCAGATTATTGAAGAGGATTGCTTCCAAGACTTTTCTTTTTTGTTGAAAAATCATAAAGAAGTTTTAGGTGAATCGTTAAATGAGCTAAAAGTAAAGTGCAACCGCTATTTTAATAGTCAATAA
- the pabB gene encoding aminodeoxychorismate synthase component I — protein sequence MYEISLKEKLEGVGCPMFVAPKNIEIGLVSSPINIYEKLFYGLKDSFWLDGELSSEFGSRFSVMGNCDVDAAISFMYYVKDSRLDITGPKGQESVYGDFYEVMDCIFSLITNEMPKEVLHPFNGGVIGYLGYELKALRGIPNKHSSDLPDAVLYLPKNILVFDHRNQKRYVCNFWGEILTISDDLLQKSEQSIQRKTVEFLIPPTEHEIDLEISSDDYKEKIKQCQTYITEGESYEICLTNRASMPYSFDPLLLYKEMRLLSPVRYSAFFNTERFSIVSSSPEMFISIDENGKMASKPIKGTRARGTTEEQDRLEKESLMTSSKDRAENLMIVDLVRHDFNEVCHPDTVSVPEAFVVETYSSVHQLVSTVVGELNWDNGIFKSIGKCFPGGSMTGAPKLRTMRIIDELEESPRGIYSGSIGWVGFNGYTDLSIVIRTVVIKDHVATFGVGGAIIEASDAEEEFRETLIKACVPFQSIRRVQKNNET from the coding sequence ATGTACGAGATTTCGCTTAAAGAAAAGCTAGAGGGTGTAGGGTGTCCAATGTTTGTAGCGCCCAAGAATATTGAAATAGGGTTGGTGTCCTCTCCTATTAATATCTATGAAAAATTATTTTATGGTTTAAAAGATAGTTTTTGGTTAGATGGAGAGTTATCAAGTGAGTTTGGCAGCCGTTTTTCAGTTATGGGAAATTGTGATGTAGATGCGGCAATTTCCTTCATGTATTATGTGAAAGATTCAAGGTTGGATATAACTGGTCCTAAAGGACAAGAGTCAGTTTATGGAGATTTTTACGAAGTCATGGACTGTATATTTTCTTTAATAACCAATGAAATGCCTAAAGAGGTGTTACATCCATTTAATGGGGGCGTCATTGGCTATTTAGGATACGAGTTAAAAGCACTTCGAGGGATACCGAATAAACATAGTTCAGATTTGCCAGATGCTGTTCTTTATTTACCTAAAAATATCTTAGTGTTTGATCATCGAAATCAAAAGCGTTATGTATGCAACTTTTGGGGTGAAATTTTAACGATATCAGATGATCTACTGCAGAAAAGTGAACAGTCCATACAAAGAAAAACGGTCGAATTTTTAATACCTCCAACAGAACATGAGATTGACTTAGAAATATCGAGTGATGACTACAAAGAAAAGATAAAACAGTGTCAAACATACATTACTGAAGGTGAATCTTACGAAATCTGTTTAACAAACCGCGCTTCCATGCCATATAGCTTTGATCCATTGCTGCTATACAAAGAAATGAGACTTTTGAGCCCCGTAAGATATAGCGCTTTTTTCAATACCGAACGTTTTTCAATTGTAAGTTCTTCTCCAGAAATGTTTATAAGCATTGACGAAAACGGAAAAATGGCGTCGAAACCTATTAAGGGAACTAGAGCAAGAGGTACGACTGAAGAGCAAGATCGTTTGGAGAAAGAAAGTTTAATGACTTCCTCAAAGGATAGAGCAGAGAATTTAATGATTGTCGACTTAGTAAGGCATGATTTTAATGAAGTTTGCCATCCCGATACGGTGAGTGTACCAGAAGCTTTTGTTGTTGAAACCTATTCATCTGTACATCAGTTAGTTTCCACAGTCGTTGGCGAATTAAATTGGGATAATGGCATTTTTAAATCTATAGGAAAATGCTTCCCTGGGGGCTCAATGACTGGAGCACCGAAACTGAGAACGATGAGAATAATTGATGAGTTGGAAGAGTCTCCTCGAGGCATCTATTCTGGATCAATTGGTTGGGTTGGCTTTAACGGTTATACAGATTTAAGTATTGTTATTAGAACGGTCGTCATTAAAGATCACGTTGCAACTTTTGGGGTAGGAGGAGCTATTATAGAGGCATCAGATGCAGAAGAAGAGTTCCGTGAAACATTAATTAAGGCATGTGTTCCGTTTCAAAGTATAAGGAGGGTTCAAAAGAACAATGAAACATGA
- a CDS encoding chorismate mutase: MKEELLEEWRAEIDTINTKIVALLSERMEVCTEIAKYKYKYNVNMMQPKRIEDVLKKTSIVAKEKNLNPKYIEDVFKVIINETCEVEDKLIKGMKANQ; the protein is encoded by the coding sequence ATGAAAGAAGAATTACTTGAAGAGTGGAGAGCAGAAATCGATACGATCAACACTAAAATTGTTGCACTGTTATCGGAAAGAATGGAAGTATGTACAGAAATAGCAAAATATAAATACAAATACAATGTGAATATGATGCAGCCTAAAAGGATTGAAGATGTATTAAAGAAAACAAGCATCGTAGCAAAAGAAAAGAATTTAAACCCAAAATATATTGAAGATGTATTTAAAGTTATTATTAATGAAACGTGTGAGGTAGAAGATAAGTTAATCAAAGGAATGAAAGCGAACCAATGA
- a CDS encoding delta-aminolevulinic acid dehydratase has protein sequence MSRPEMYVSLVVGPNCDMESYAIRSALEYFGVRVNIHWIGRPNDLIDVLSGKELDNKVDYLILNFHGDEGRLCMPELGEDVYEGNEPRGQFFGEQEIKQYTIIKDVNVIGSGCTLGKEQLANAFLACGCHSYIGPDDYIDGNANLMFLITFMYEIINNHKSQEEAFEIARSIDEETAMYKMYMST, from the coding sequence TTGAGTAGACCTGAAATGTATGTCAGTTTAGTCGTGGGACCGAATTGTGATATGGAATCGTATGCTATTAGATCAGCACTTGAGTATTTTGGCGTAAGAGTAAATATACATTGGATAGGTAGACCCAATGATCTGATCGATGTTCTATCTGGTAAAGAACTGGATAATAAAGTAGATTATTTAATTTTAAATTTTCATGGAGATGAAGGTAGATTATGTATGCCTGAACTTGGTGAGGATGTTTATGAAGGCAATGAGCCTAGAGGTCAATTTTTTGGAGAGCAAGAGATTAAACAATATACGATTATAAAAGATGTGAATGTTATAGGCTCTGGTTGTACATTAGGCAAAGAACAGCTAGCGAACGCTTTTCTTGCATGTGGTTGTCACTCTTATATAGGTCCTGATGATTACATAGATGGTAATGCTAATTTAATGTTCCTTATAACGTTTATGTATGAAATTATAAATAATCATAAAAGTCAAGAGGAAGCTTTTGAAATTGCTAGATCAATTGATGAAGAAACAGCAATGTACAAAATGTATATGTCAACGTGA
- a CDS encoding response regulator transcription factor: protein MIRVLIVDDHPAVRTGTKTILETAGMEVTIIKNIDEIIQAASNPSFDIFLVDLYMPDINGLELSKRILQVNPEAKIVIYTGFDINTHFDLLINAGISGFVSKMSSSEQLVNAIYCALNEEVIIPLSLLRQLRRNSISANNNFEENSIITLSNKEQNILELISKGYTNKMIAEELYVSQRTIEYSLTKIFSKLKANSRIEALQIAQKYGLISNLFIPDS, encoded by the coding sequence TTGATTAGAGTTTTAATTGTGGACGATCATCCTGCGGTACGAACGGGTACAAAAACTATTTTAGAAACGGCAGGTATGGAAGTAACGATAATAAAAAATATCGATGAAATTATCCAAGCTGCCTCTAACCCATCATTCGATATTTTTCTTGTAGATTTGTATATGCCTGACATTAATGGATTGGAGCTGTCTAAAAGAATTTTACAAGTAAATCCCGAGGCAAAAATTGTCATTTACACAGGTTTTGATATTAATACACATTTTGATTTATTAATTAATGCAGGTATCTCTGGTTTTGTAAGCAAAATGTCCAGCTCTGAACAACTCGTAAATGCTATTTATTGTGCATTGAATGAAGAAGTAATTATTCCACTATCTTTATTGCGCCAACTCCGAAGAAATTCGATTTCTGCTAATAATAATTTTGAAGAAAACAGTATTATCACGCTTTCGAATAAAGAACAAAATATTCTTGAGCTTATTTCGAAAGGATACACCAATAAAATGATTGCGGAAGAATTATATGTCAGCCAACGTACAATCGAATATAGTTTAACTAAAATTTTTTCAAAATTAAAAGCAAATTCTAGAATTGAAGCACTACAAATAGCTCAAAAATACGGCTTAATCTCTAATCTATTTATTCCGGATAGCTAA
- a CDS encoding aminodeoxychorismate/anthranilate synthase component II: MKTLIIDNYDSFTNNIAQYVYRVTNVSPVVVTNDYPFHKINLSEFNNIILSPGPGTPEKDEDFGICKRMIKEVNIPILGICLGHQGINHCFGGEVGKAPKPVHGYKELIVNSGDNIFKGLPNSFFAVRYHSLICTKLAPSLEATAYTQDGLIMAIAHKELPIYGVQFHPESIDSEFGVELIKNFIDISAEKSYGRPLHVRDFA, encoded by the coding sequence ATGAAAACACTAATAATAGACAATTATGATTCTTTTACTAATAATATTGCGCAATATGTTTATAGAGTAACGAATGTTTCTCCCGTCGTCGTAACAAATGATTATCCTTTTCATAAAATTAATCTATCGGAATTTAATAATATCATTCTATCTCCTGGACCTGGAACTCCAGAAAAAGATGAAGATTTCGGTATATGTAAAAGGATGATTAAAGAAGTGAATATTCCTATTTTAGGCATTTGTTTAGGTCATCAAGGGATTAATCATTGTTTTGGCGGAGAGGTTGGCAAAGCTCCTAAACCCGTACATGGTTACAAAGAGCTGATTGTCAATAGTGGTGATAATATCTTTAAAGGCTTGCCAAATAGTTTTTTCGCAGTTAGATACCATTCTTTAATCTGTACTAAACTTGCGCCTTCCCTTGAAGCAACCGCTTATACTCAAGATGGTTTGATTATGGCGATTGCCCATAAAGAGTTACCTATTTATGGCGTCCAATTTCATCCTGAGTCCATTGATTCGGAGTTTGGCGTTGAATTAATTAAAAATTTTATTGATATTTCTGCGGAAAAATCCTACGGGAGGCCATTACATGTACGAGATTTCGCTTAA